A DNA window from Hevea brasiliensis isolate MT/VB/25A 57/8 chromosome 2, ASM3005281v1, whole genome shotgun sequence contains the following coding sequences:
- the LOC110664285 gene encoding xyloglucan endotransglucosylase/hydrolase 2 codes for MGVCCNCLFVAGVAVVLSCMVMGASAGNFFEDFELTWGGERAKIFSGGKLLSLSLDRVSGSGFQSRNEYLFGRIDMQLKLVAGNSAGTVTAYYLSSQGPTHDEIDFEFLGNLSGDPYILHTNVFTQGQGNREQQFYLWFDPTRNFHTYSIIWKPQHIIFLVDNVPIRVFKNAESIGVPFPKSQPMRIYSSLWNADDWATRGGLVKTDWTKAPFTAYYRNFNASACTWSSGTSSCNSKSAATSFSDSEFQTNELDAPGRRRLRWVQKYFMIYNYCTDLKRFPQGPPNECRRSRF; via the exons atgggtgTTTGTTGTAATTGCTTATTTGTGGCTGGGGTGGCTGTGGTGCTGAGTTGCATGGTAATGGGTGCCTCAGCTGGAAACTTCTTTGAAGATTTTGAGTTAACATGGGGTGGTGAGCGTGCAAAGATCTTTAGTGGAGGGAAGCTTCTTTCTCTGTCGCTAGATAGGGTTTCAGGGTCTGGGTTTCAATCCAGGAATGAGTATTTGTTTGGTAGAATTGATATGCAGCTCAAGCTTGTTGCTGGAAATTCTGCTGGCACTGTCACTGCCTACTAT TTGTCTTCTCAAGGGCCAACACATGATGAGATTGACTTTGAGTTCTTGGGAAACCTTAGCGGCGACCCTTACATTTTGCACACCAACGTCTTTACCCAAGGCCAGGGCAACAGAGAACAGCAATTCTATCTCTGGTTTGATCCCACAAGAAACTTCCACACTTACTCCATCATCTGGAAACCCCAACATATTAT ATTCTTGGTGGACAACGTTCCCATAAGGGTGTTCAAAAATGCAGAATCAATTGGTGTTCCTTTCCCTAAGAGCCAACCAATGAGGATTTACTCTAGCCTCTGGAATGCTGATGACTGGGCTACAAGAGGTGGATTGGTGAAAACTGACTGGACAAAGGCACCCTTTACAGCATACTACAGAAACTTCAATGCCTCTGCCTGTACTTGGTCTTCTGGCACTTCATCTTGCAACTCAAAGTCTGCAGCCACTTCATTTTCTGATAGTGAATTCCAAACCAATGAGCTTGATGCCCCTGGTAGACGAAGACTCAGATGGGTTCAAAAATATTTCATGATTTACAACTACTGCACTGACCTGAAACGCTTCCCTCAGGGCCCTCCTAACGAGTGCAGACGCTCCAGATTCTGA